In the Breoghania sp. genome, ACCTCCATGATGACGGCGGCTGTCGGCATCGGGGGCGGGGTCGTGCTGCTTGCGGTGATGGCGACGGCCGTACCCATGACCGTTCTCGTGCCCGTTCACGGGGTCATCCAGTTCGGATCGAATGCGGGGCGCGCGATCGTCCAGGCGCGTCATGCCGATCGCGCCATCATGTTCTATATCGCGGCCGGTGGACTTCTCGGCGCCTGGATCGGTGGTCATCTGGCCGTTCAGCTTCCCGATACCCTGCTGAAGGCCGGGCTCGGCGCTTTCGTGCTCTGGTCGCTTTGGGGGAAAAAGCCGACCTACGCCCGGCTGTCCCGGCCGCTTTTGCTGCTTGCGGGCTTCGTCACGTCGATCCTGACGATGTTCATCGGCGCGACAGGGCCCTTCATGGGGGCGCTCCTGGCGCCGATGATGAGCAACCGGCATGTCTTTGTCGGCACCTTTGCTGCCTGCATGACCTTTCAGCATCTGATCAAGGTCGTCGTCTTCGGCATGCTCGGCTTCGCTTTCGGGCCCTGGATCGTGCTGATGATCTCGATGATCGGCACGGGGTTTCTGGGCACGCTGACGGGCACCATGCTGCTCGGGCGGATGCCGGAGGCGGTGTTTCGCAAGGTATTTGCGGTCGTGATGACAGTCCTGGCGGCGAACTTGCTCCTGCAAGGCGCAGGGGTGGAGCTGCTTTGAGCGATCCTCACCCGGCAAGCCGCGCCTGAAGACCGGCCTTTACCGCAGGCCATTCCTGCGCAAGCACGGAGAAAAAGACGGAGTCGCGCCAGAGGCCGTCGGAACGCACCTTGTGATGGCGCAGCGTGCCTTCGCAGGTTGCCCCCATCTTGGTCATGGCGGCCTGCGAGTGCAGGTTGCGGGCGTCTGTCTTGAGCTGCACCCGCTCATATCCGCAGCCTTCAAAGGCATGGGTCATGAGCAGCAGCTTGCACTCGGGATTGGTCGGTCCGCCCCAGAAGGTCGGGTGATACCAGGTGTAGCCGATCTCCAGACCGCGGTCGGACGGCAGAATGTCGAAAAGCCGCGTCATGCCGATAAAGGCGTCGGTGCCTTGCGCGCGGACCACGAAGGGCAGGTGATGATCGGGTGTCAGCGCGGCAAGGGCGGCATCGATGTAATCGTCGAAAGAGCCTGGAAAGGGCGAATTCCGGAAGATCTTCGCCCCGGCATCGGCATAAAGCGCGGCAAGACCGGCGCGATGATGCCCGGCAATCGGCTCCAGCCGGACGAAACGGCCTTCGAGCGTGATCGGCAGCACGGGGCGGGGCGGCGTCTTGGGGGCAACATCATTCATGGGAAGATCCTGCGATGATTTGCGTCAGGCCGTAATGGCGACATTTTCCAACGTCAAACGATAGAGTATCAGTGAGATCTTGCGTCGCGTTCGACAGGGTCGGAGAAACGCAAGGCAGATCGCGGGGAGGGCAGGCGAAACGCGGGCCTGAGGTCCGGCCCGAAGCGCGCGCGGGCGTCCGTGCGTGTTTACGGCGCGGTTTCGTCCCGGCGACAATGGAGTACAATGGATGAAATGTCCCCTCGTGAACGGCTTTTCTCCCAAGGTCGGTTGCGAGAAAGGCAGGTCTGTTCTGTCCTATGGGATATACCGGCATTCAGAAGGCGCTGCGAATCGGTCCTAATGACCACTTTCGTCGAAGGGGCAAGATTGTATGCTTGCCTGAATTGGCGATCCGGCGCAGCTGACACGCGCGAATTTTGAGGAACGGAATGGCTTCCGAAAAAGACAAGACGTCGACCGATAACGTCAAGGCGGATGACAAAAGCGGCGTCAAGCCGGCCGAGAAGGCTGGCGGCGCATCCGGTGCTGCGGCAAAATCCGATGCCAAGGAGGCGTCCGGCGCAGCCAAATCCTCTGAGAACAAGCCTGGCGAGAAAAAGGCGGGAGCATCGCCTTCCGGCTCCGGCAGCGCCAAGGCGGGCGAAGCCAAACCGGGAGCGTCCTCCGCACAGGCCGGGCGCAGCAGTGCGGCACGCGCTGGCAAGCCGCTGACCATCGATCTCAAGGCGGAGGAAGTGCGCGCCAGGCAGGCATCGAAGGAAGCTGGCGCCCGGGACAATGACGCCAAGGCGGGCCTTGCATCGGGCGCGGCCTCGCAGGCCGGGGGCGCTGCGGGCAACGACGGCAGGTCGGCTTCCGGGTCAGACAAGGGCAAGGATCCGCTTGCCGCCGAGACGCGCCGCCGGGCAACGCCGCCACCGGCCAAGAAGGGCTTCGGATATGGCGGGCTCATTCTTGCCGCCGGTATCGGCGCCGCCGTCGCATTCGGCGGCGTGTGGGCGGGTGCGAAAACCGGCTATCTCGTTTTTGAAAGCGGGCAGGAACTGACGCGGCTCAAGACGGCTCTGGCCAGTGCGGATGCGCGTTTCGCGGCCCTGGACGAGCGCATGCGTGAGATTTCGAGCGCCGAGGCGTCGCCGACGGTTGCACCTTCCGTGGTCAATGACCTGGCGGAGCGTTTGCAGGGTCTGGAACAGACGGCGAAGACGGCCGCCGGGCTTGAAGGCGACATGCAGGCCTTAACTTCCGGGCTTGAGGAGTTGCGCCGGTTCGTTTCCTCCGGTGGCGCGGGCGCTTCGGCTGCTTTGGCGAGCCTCGATGACAGCGTGGAGAAGATCCAGGGCACACTCGCCACGCTCGGTGACAAAGTGACCGCGCTGGAAGAGGATACGAGCCCTGTCGTCCAGAAGGCGCTGAGCGACATCGACCAGAAGATTGCCGCTCTGGAGGCGCGCACGACCGCGGCGACCGAAGCGGCCAGCGCCGCGGCCAAGGCCGCTGCCGAGGGTGATTCGGTCGCTGGCAATGCGATTAAGACATTCTCCAGTCGTCTGGATCTGATGGTGGAGACGGTGAAGCAGGTGCGCACCGATTTTGACAGTCAGGTCGCGCGGCTTGGGACGCTTGAAGCGGCCGCCGATGCGGCGCGCACCGGTCTTGGCGATCTGACCACCAAGGTGGAAAGCGTGGAGGAGCGGGTCGCGGCGCTGGAAGACATCATGGGTGGGCCGGGTGCGCGTGAAACCGCGTCGCGCGCGGTTGCCGTTTCGCTGCTCAAGAACGCGGTCGATGCCGGGCGTCCCTATGCGGTCGAACTTGCCGCCGTGCGCAACGCCTTGCCGCAAGGAACGGATCTCGCGGCGCTCGACGCGCACGCGCAGCGCGGACTGAAGACCCTCACACAGCTGACCCGGGAGTTCCCGGAGGTCTCCGCCGAGATGGCCTCGACCCTGGAACGGGTCGATACCGGCAATAAGGTTGCCAACACGTTCCTGAACAACATGCGGTCGCTCGTGCAGGTTCGCGCCACCGGCAGCGGTGCGGGATCCGGGCCGATGGGCGCACTCGGGCGCATGGAGGCCAGTGTCCGTGCGGGAGATATCGATCAGGCTCTGGAAATCTACGAAACATTGCCTGAAGGCACCCAGAATGCGGGCAAGGACTGGGCGGCTTCTGCCCGTGCGCGGCTCGCTGCCAATGCTCTGGTCGACAAGGTGACCTCCGAGGTCATCGAGGCGCTCGCCAAAGACAGCTGATCCGGAGACACCTTAAATGGTCCGCGTTCTTTC is a window encoding:
- a CDS encoding sulfite exporter TauE/SafE family protein, with amino-acid sequence MDQLITLIPPDISPAFAIMLIVLSFLTSMMTAAVGIGGGVVLLAVMATAVPMTVLVPVHGVIQFGSNAGRAIVQARHADRAIMFYIAAGGLLGAWIGGHLAVQLPDTLLKAGLGAFVLWSLWGKKPTYARLSRPLLLLAGFVTSILTMFIGATGPFMGALLAPMMSNRHVFVGTFAACMTFQHLIKVVVFGMLGFAFGPWIVLMISMIGTGFLGTLTGTMLLGRMPEAVFRKVFAVVMTVLAANLLLQGAGVELL
- a CDS encoding GNAT family protein yields the protein MNDVAPKTPPRPVLPITLEGRFVRLEPIAGHHRAGLAALYADAGAKIFRNSPFPGSFDDYIDAALAALTPDHHLPFVVRAQGTDAFIGMTRLFDILPSDRGLEIGYTWYHPTFWGGPTNPECKLLLMTHAFEGCGYERVQLKTDARNLHSQAAMTKMGATCEGTLRHHKVRSDGLWRDSVFFSVLAQEWPAVKAGLQARLAG